A stretch of Cicer arietinum cultivar CDC Frontier isolate Library 1 chromosome 5, Cicar.CDCFrontier_v2.0, whole genome shotgun sequence DNA encodes these proteins:
- the LOC101498748 gene encoding NAD(P)H-dependent 6'-deoxychalcone synthase-like → MGSIIEIPTKVLTNTFDKVKMPVIGMGSAPDFTCKKDTKEAIIEAIKQGYRHFDTAAAYGSEQALGEALKEACQLGLVTREELFVTSKLWITENHPHLVVLALQKSLKTLQLDYLDLYLIHWPLSSQPGKFSFPIDVEDILPFDVKGVWESMEECLKLGLTKAIGVSNFSIKKLQNLISVATVLPAVNQVEMNLAWQQRKLREFCNANGIVLTAFSPLRKGASRGPNEIMENDMLKEIANAHGKSIAQVSLRWLYEQGITFVPKSYNKERMNQNLQIFDWSLTKEDHKKIDQIKQNRLIHGPTKPSLNDLWDDEI, encoded by the exons atggGTAGTATTATTGAGATTCCAACAAAGGTACTTACCAACACATTTGATAAAGTAAAAATGCCAGTTATAGGAATGGGATCAGCCCCTGACTTTACATGTAAGAAAGACACAAAAGAGGCAATCATTGAAGCCATCAAACAAGGTTATAGACACTTTGACACTGCTGCTGCATATGGCTCAGAACAAGCTCTTGGTGAAGCTTTGAAAGAGGCATGTCAACTTGGTCTTGTCACTAGAGAAGAGCTTTTTGTCACTTCCAAACTTTGGATCACTGAAAACCATCCTCATCTTGTTGTTCTTGCTCTCCAAAAATCTCTCAA GACTCTTCAATTGGACTACTTGGACTTGTATTTGATTCATTGGCCACTTAGTTCTCAACCTGGAAAATTTTCATTTCCAATTGATGTGGAAGATATCTTACCATTTGATGTGAAGGGTGTTTGGGAATCCATGGAAGAATGCTTGAAACTTGGACTCACTAAAGCTATTGGAGTAAGCAATTTCTCTATCAAGAAACTTCAAAATCTCATCTCTGTTGCCACTGTTCTTCCTGCAGTCAATCAA GTGGAGATGAACCTTGCATGGCAACAAAGGAAACTAAGAGAGTTTTGCAATGCAAATGGAATAGTGTTAACTGCATTTTCACCATTAAGGAAAGGTGCAAGTAGAGGACCAAATGAGATTATGGAAAATGATATGCTTAAAGAGATTGCAAATGCTCATGGAAAATCTATTGCACAAGTCTCTCTTAGATGGTTATATGAACAAGGAATCACTTTTGTTCCCAAAAGCTATAATAAGGAGAGGATGAACCAAAATCTTCAAATCTTTGATTGGTCATTGACAAAGGAAgatcataaaaaaattgatcaaattaaGCAGAACCGTTTGATCCATGGACCAACTAAGCCCAGCCTCAATGACCTTTGGGatgatgaaatataa